The genomic segment AAACAGCCGGGAAGTATGTGAGATTACTTGCACCAATGTTTTGTTTAAGGCTTATTGCAGAATCACTCACAACAAGTTTTATTGTATCAAATAAGCAACATATTGAGTTAATTTTACAAAGTATATTGCTTGTAGGAGAATTTGCTGTATATTTAATTTCCTATTTTAGAAACTTACCAATCGAGCAGTTCTTACTATTAATTTCATTACTATATATGATTATGCATAGTAATATGATTATTGTTATGTATAAATTGAGTAAGGAGAGTGACAATCATGTCAAAAATTAATATAATTGGATTAGGCTATATAGGATTACCAACAGCTTTAATGTTTGCTAAAAATGGGGTGAACATAATAGGGACAGATTATAATAAAGAGTTGGTAAAAACTTTAAGTGAAGGGAGACTTACTTTTGAAGAAAAGGGCTTAGGTCAGTTATTTGATGACGCATTAATAAATGGCATCAAGTTTACCACTGAATATATCAAAACAGATACTTATATAATTGCTGTTGCTACACCATACATCAAAGAAAGTAAAAAGATTGACCCTAAATATGTTATTTCAGCAGTAAATAATGTGTTAGATGTTTGTGAAAAAGGTTCGATAATAATTATTGAGTCTACGATATCGCCGAGATCAATTGATAAGTATGTTCGTCCTGAAATTGAAAAGAGAAGACTTGTAATCGGAAAAGATGTTCACTTAGTTCATGCTCCTGAAAGAATTATACCTGGAAACATGATTCATGAACTTGAATTTAATTCAAGAACAATTGGTGCTGATACTAAGGAAATCGGTGAAAAAATAAAATTATTATATTCTAGTTTTTGTAAATCCGAAATAATAGTTACAGACATCAGAACGGCTGAGATGTCCAAGGTTGTTGAAAATACGTATCGTGATATAAATATTGCCTTCGCAAATGAACTTACTAAAATTTGCAGAGTAGACAATATGGATGTTTATGAAATCATTAAAACTGCCAACATGCACCCAAGGGTAAACATTTTACAACCAGGACCGGGTGTAGGTGGTCACTGCATATCAGTTGACCCATGGTTCTTAGTGGGGGATTATCCTGATTTAACAAGCTTAATTCTATCTGCAAGAAAGATTAATGATTCTATGCCAACTCATGTGTTAGGTAGAATTAGAGACATAATGAGAGAATATGGTATTAAGGATATTTCGAAAGTTGGTTTATATGGATTGACATATAAAGAAAATGTTGATGATACAAGAGAGAGTCCAACATTACAACTTTTAGAGAAAATGGATGAGCATTTAGCATTCGGTATAAAAGTATTTGATCCATTTGTTAAAACTCGAATTGTTGATCATCAGTTTATGGACTTTGAAGATTTTATTAATGAAATAGAAATATTAGTTATTATGGTAGCTCATAATCATATTAAGGATAATATGAAATTAATCAAGAATAAGTTAGTTCTTGATACTAAAAATATTTGTGTTTTTGATAATGCTTATAAATTATAGAAAGATGTGGTGATGTTCTTGAATAAAATCAAAATATTAAGTATATTTGGGACGAGACCAGAAGCTGTCAAGATGGCACCGCTGGTTAAAGAATTAGAAAGATACTCTGAAATAGAAAGCTACGTGTGTGTGACAGCTCAGCATAGAGAGATGCTTGATCAAGTGTTGGAAATATTTGATATAAAACCAGATTATGACTTGGATATTATGAAACAAAGGCAAACGTTAACTACAATAACCAGCGATGCGCTTAATGGATTAAATGAAGTCATCCTAGAACTTAAACCAGAAATTGTTCTGGTTCATGGTGACACTTCAACAACTTTTGCAGGAGCATTAGCAGCATTTTATAACAAAGTGCCCGTAGGTCATGTTGAAGCTGGACTTAGAACTTTTGATAAGTATTCACCATTTCCAGAGGAAATGAATAGAAAACTAACTGGGAGTATAGCTGAGATGCATTTTGCACCTACAAAAACAAATAAGTTAAATCTGTTAAGTGAAGGCATTAATAAGGATATTTATTTAACAGGCAATACTGTTATTGATGCAATCAAACATACTGTAAGAAAAGACTATAAATTTAAAAATAGAATACTTAAAAAAATTGATTTTAATTCAAGTAAATATATTGTTGTTACGGCTCATAGACGAGAAAATCTCGGAGAACCTTTAGAAAATATCTGCAATGCTATCAAAAGATTAGCTGAAGATCATAGAGATGTATCATTTATTTATCCTGTTCATTTGAATCCAGCAGTTAGAGAAACTGTTAATTCGATTATTGGAAATAAGGAAAGAATTTATTTGATTGATCCAATTGATGTTCAAGACATGCATAACTTGATAGATAGAAGCTATATGGTTATGACGGACTCAGGAGGTTTACAAGAAGAAGCTCCAGCTTTAGGGAAACCAGTATTAGTTTTAAGGACAGAGACTGAAAGACCAGAGGCGTCTGAAGCTGGTACTGTTAAATTAGCTGGAATTATTGAAGATGATATCTATAATATGGCCAATGAGTTAATTGTAAATAAAGCAGAATATCAAAAAATGGCTAAAGCTATTAATCCATATGGAGATGGAAGAGCATCGGAGAGAATAGTGGCAGCAATACTTTATAGATTTGGATTAGGAGTTAAGTCGGAAGAGTTTTGCGAATATTAAATTCACAGCCGCTATTAAATGTTAAAATTAGAAATATTATATTAAAATATGATATAATAAACTTTATTGGAATATTGGATGGTGATATATTGAGAAAACTAAGTATTGTATTATGCTTATTATGGATGGGATTAATATTTTATAATTCTTCTAAACCTGGTTCATCGTCAAATTTGCGAAGTTATGAAATTGTTCAATCTATAAGAAACAATAAGAATACTTTGGAGGGTAAAAACGATTTAACTAAGGCGAAACCCAGCGTGTTACCTAAAAGTTTAAGAGATAAAAAAATAAATATACTTATTAGAAAAAATGCACATGCAATTGAGTATGGTATATTAGCAGTGTTTGTTGCAAATTTTTTATTTTTGTTTGGACTTAAAGGACGGGATGCGTTATTTTGTATAATGTTTATATGTCTATTTTATGCAGTGACTGATGAATACCATCAAATGTTTGTTCTAGGTAGGGGCTCATCAGTAAGCGATGTGCTAATAGACTTCGGAGGTTCTTTAATAGGCTTGGGATTTTTTTATCTAGCATATTATAAGATATATGCTAGATATTCGATTAAAAAAAACGCTCACTGAAGCTTTTTTATAGTATGGAACTCTAACCTATGGAACAATAGCTTCATATAAAACATGCAAAAAAGCACCTATAGATCAAGCACTTTTTTCAAAGTGTCTGTTCTATAGATACCAGTTTAGTGCGAGAAACTATCTTTCTAAGCTACTTCAATTTCATTAGTATCAGTAGTAACTACTTTAGCATCTTTCTTGCCTGTTAAGCTGCCACTGGCTGATGCAAAAATGTTCTTTGCAATAACTAATTCCATAAGAGCATTTACCTCAGCTTCTTTTATAGTTGGCACTCCCTCTTCGTCAGCTTTAATGTCATCTACGGTTAAAGTAAAATATTTACCTTCTATTGATGTTAAAAATCTCATAACTAATTTATGCATATGTCTTTTCCTCCTTTTAATTATTTAATTTAATTTAACTCTAAATTTTAAGTTGAAAAACTATTCCATAACTAAGCTAAATTGGTCTTGTCTGTCTAGTGTAAATAATGGATAAGTTTTAATGTTAGATATAGCTTTTCCTATTGCAAAAATGTCCTCATCCTCTGCAGTAACTTTTAAATTACCTAGTGTTTTTGTTGCGAATTTGTCATTACCATCGATGTCGACCCCTACTTTCATAGTGAGTTTTAGTGCGCTTGATACCTTTGTAGATACAACTGCCATGTTGGTCACTCCTTTCTTTTATTTTGCCTTCACTAAATATATATGCTGCTCTGAAATTTTGTGCGAAGTTTTGAAAAATAATATATAAGAGCTAAGAAAGTACAAGGCAACAACGTTTTAGGATGAATCTATATGGAAGCTAATAAGAATGTTAGGATTTTATCAAAAGTCTTAGCATTCTTGTTTTATTTTGAAGATAATGGGGAAAACAGTGTGAATTTTATGGTATAATCAATTTTGTGGTTAAATTACATTTAAATGTATAAAATTGTATATTAATAGGGGATTTAATCATATAAAAGAAATGATAATAAATTGACCGGTTTTTTACAATATATAAAGTGAAAGGATTATAAAATAATGTATAAGGTCGATAGATGTAGAATGAAAAACCATTGATATACAACGATTTAAAGGTAATTGCGTTTTTCAAAAACTGTAAAATAAGTAATGATTTGATGTATTTCGGAGTATGCGAACAGTAAATCAATGAAGTGGTGAGTTTAAAATTTGACATAAAACTTACAAAGTTATACAATAAGACACGGACATTTTGTAGAAATTGGAAGAATTCTAATTGGCAATTTGCTTATTATTTGGGGATAGAAATTTTGGGAAAATAAAATGGGGGTGGGAACATAAATGCAAGAATTAGAAAGAAATTCAAAAGTTACACAGGCAGAGATTGTCCGCGAGTATGACAAAAGCGTAGGATATTTTATAATTAAAAGAATAATTGATATTATAGGTGCTTTATGTGGGGTAATACTTCTAAGCCCAGTGATGATTATTGTTGGCATTTGGATAAAGCTCGATTCTAAGGGGCCTGTTTTTTTTGGTCAGAGTAGAGTTGGACAAGATGGTACGCAATTTAAAATGTATAAGTTTAGATCTATGTGTATAGATGCAGAATGTCTTTTGGGCAAGCTCAAAACAAAAAATGAAATGTCAGGACCTATGTTTAAGATGAAAGAAGACCCAAGAGTAACTAAAATAGGAAGCTTTATAAGAAAGACAAGTATAGATGAGTTACCTCAGCTATTTAATATATTAAAGGGAGACATGTCACTTGTGGGGCCAAGACCAAGCCTGCCAAAAGAAGTAACACAGTTTACATCTTTCCAAAAACTAAGGTTAATTGCAAAACCAGGGTTAACCTGCTATTGGCAGGTTAGGGGTAGAAGTGATATTAGCTTTGAAGAGTGGATGGAAATGGATGTTGAGTATATAGAAGAAAGAAATACATGGATAGATTTAAGTCTTATCTTTAAAACAGTGGGAGTATTGTTTGGAGATGAGGGGGCAAGGTAAGGTTTGAGTAATTACAAAATGATAATTAGTAATAAATAATTTGTAAAGAAGTTTATGAAGAAAAGAGGGGTAAAGATTTATGAAGATAGTTGTA from the Clostridium sp. CM027 genome contains:
- a CDS encoding nucleotide sugar dehydrogenase; amino-acid sequence: MSKINIIGLGYIGLPTALMFAKNGVNIIGTDYNKELVKTLSEGRLTFEEKGLGQLFDDALINGIKFTTEYIKTDTYIIAVATPYIKESKKIDPKYVISAVNNVLDVCEKGSIIIIESTISPRSIDKYVRPEIEKRRLVIGKDVHLVHAPERIIPGNMIHELEFNSRTIGADTKEIGEKIKLLYSSFCKSEIIVTDIRTAEMSKVVENTYRDINIAFANELTKICRVDNMDVYEIIKTANMHPRVNILQPGPGVGGHCISVDPWFLVGDYPDLTSLILSARKINDSMPTHVLGRIRDIMREYGIKDISKVGLYGLTYKENVDDTRESPTLQLLEKMDEHLAFGIKVFDPFVKTRIVDHQFMDFEDFINEIEILVIMVAHNHIKDNMKLIKNKLVLDTKNICVFDNAYKL
- the wecB gene encoding non-hydrolyzing UDP-N-acetylglucosamine 2-epimerase codes for the protein MNKIKILSIFGTRPEAVKMAPLVKELERYSEIESYVCVTAQHREMLDQVLEIFDIKPDYDLDIMKQRQTLTTITSDALNGLNEVILELKPEIVLVHGDTSTTFAGALAAFYNKVPVGHVEAGLRTFDKYSPFPEEMNRKLTGSIAEMHFAPTKTNKLNLLSEGINKDIYLTGNTVIDAIKHTVRKDYKFKNRILKKIDFNSSKYIVVTAHRRENLGEPLENICNAIKRLAEDHRDVSFIYPVHLNPAVRETVNSIIGNKERIYLIDPIDVQDMHNLIDRSYMVMTDSGGLQEEAPALGKPVLVLRTETERPEASEAGTVKLAGIIEDDIYNMANELIVNKAEYQKMAKAINPYGDGRASERIVAAILYRFGLGVKSEEFCEY
- a CDS encoding VanZ family protein, with amino-acid sequence MRILNSQPLLNVKIRNIILKYDIINFIGILDGDILRKLSIVLCLLWMGLIFYNSSKPGSSSNLRSYEIVQSIRNNKNTLEGKNDLTKAKPSVLPKSLRDKKINILIRKNAHAIEYGILAVFVANFLFLFGLKGRDALFCIMFICLFYAVTDEYHQMFVLGRGSSVSDVLIDFGGSLIGLGFFYLAYYKIYARYSIKKNAH
- a CDS encoding DUF2922 domain-containing protein, translated to MHKLVMRFLTSIEGKYFTLTVDDIKADEEGVPTIKEAEVNALMELVIAKNIFASASGSLTGKKDAKVVTTDTNEIEVA
- a CDS encoding DUF1659 domain-containing protein, which produces MAVVSTKVSSALKLTMKVGVDIDGNDKFATKTLGNLKVTAEDEDIFAIGKAISNIKTYPLFTLDRQDQFSLVME
- a CDS encoding sugar transferase, with translation MQELERNSKVTQAEIVREYDKSVGYFIIKRIIDIIGALCGVILLSPVMIIVGIWIKLDSKGPVFFGQSRVGQDGTQFKMYKFRSMCIDAECLLGKLKTKNEMSGPMFKMKEDPRVTKIGSFIRKTSIDELPQLFNILKGDMSLVGPRPSLPKEVTQFTSFQKLRLIAKPGLTCYWQVRGRSDISFEEWMEMDVEYIEERNTWIDLSLIFKTVGVLFGDEGAR